A portion of the Clostridium gelidum genome contains these proteins:
- a CDS encoding DUF1540 domain-containing protein has translation MQQINCDASNCAHNKSGICYSSRVGIGVLNVSSESETCCESFSNRALYRGLINNANSDSQCDCLTCEVENCIHNANAFCNLQSINVSGSSSRTYTQTKCSSFDSKR, from the coding sequence ATGCAACAAATTAATTGTGATGCAAGTAATTGTGCACACAATAAAAGTGGTATTTGTTATTCTAGCAGAGTTGGCATTGGAGTTCTAAATGTATCAAGTGAAAGTGAAACTTGCTGTGAGTCATTTTCAAATAGAGCTTTATATAGGGGATTAATTAATAATGCCAATTCTGATAGCCAATGTGATTGTCTTACTTGTGAAGTCGAAAACTGCATTCATAACGCTAATGCATTTTGTAATCTACAATCTATAAATGTTTCAGGATCAAGTTCTCGAACATATACTCAAACTAAATGTTCTAGTTTTGATTCAAAAAGATAA
- a CDS encoding transglutaminase domain-containing protein gives MNFFSKKARLNLVAKVLILTSVFGIGSYIIIPSTAVVAYADSTVIKSNKELIKNKIFTGLQSYKTEITFTADEVKNFGIVKDTETDPASIYYDLLFEHPEIFWTSLKITWVKYDDGSYILFINNLYENSDIDSKKLQLQDKINEITNKVSSYDELRKVYEIHDYINKNCTYDVEGYKKSMPSSKIDPNIDFDAYIADDRAVAKANANYFESHSIYGVLVKGKAVCEGYAKTAKILFNKSNIESEVIRSNEHGWNSVKINGNYYQIDTTWDDYKDEATIYPYSYFNITKDQMEKDKDNKETYTAISGNVPNTTEVTFDNIFRNVKDDTLKWKNVVRVDNKLYGIEPNGSKYNFYSCNLDGTNKTVIKANIYDADNAYAYNNKIYYFEYGLKNNELYMDINKYDTLTGKTIQSLDFLSEFGQPKGDFFVSFYIKDNMMHVTLKDDNGEVTKNYQVLV, from the coding sequence ATGAATTTTTTTAGTAAAAAGGCAAGATTGAATTTAGTAGCAAAAGTATTAATATTAACATCTGTATTTGGAATTGGATCATATATAATAATTCCGAGTACAGCAGTAGTTGCATATGCTGATAGCACGGTCATTAAAAGTAATAAAGAATTAATAAAAAATAAAATATTTACTGGATTACAAAGTTATAAGACAGAGATAACATTTACTGCAGATGAAGTAAAGAACTTTGGAATAGTAAAAGATACAGAAACAGATCCTGCAAGTATATATTATGATCTATTATTTGAACATCCTGAAATATTTTGGACTTCACTAAAGATTACGTGGGTAAAATATGATGATGGTTCATATATTTTATTTATTAATAACTTGTATGAGAATTCTGATATTGATAGTAAGAAGTTACAATTACAAGATAAGATAAATGAAATTACTAATAAAGTTTCATCTTATGATGAGCTCAGAAAAGTATATGAAATTCATGATTATATTAATAAAAATTGTACTTATGACGTTGAAGGCTATAAAAAGTCAATGCCTTCAAGTAAAATTGATCCTAATATTGACTTCGATGCATATATTGCAGATGACAGAGCTGTCGCAAAAGCAAATGCCAATTATTTTGAATCCCATAGCATTTATGGAGTATTAGTAAAGGGGAAAGCTGTTTGTGAAGGTTATGCAAAAACTGCAAAAATATTATTTAACAAGAGTAATATTGAGTCAGAAGTAATAAGAAGTAATGAACATGGATGGAATTCCGTGAAAATAAATGGTAATTACTATCAAATAGATACAACTTGGGATGATTATAAAGATGAAGCAACTATATATCCGTATAGCTACTTCAATATTACCAAGGATCAAATGGAAAAGGATAAAGACAATAAAGAAACTTATACAGCAATATCTGGTAATGTTCCGAATACCACAGAGGTCACTTTTGATAACATATTTAGAAATGTTAAAGATGATACTCTAAAGTGGAAAAATGTAGTTAGAGTTGATAATAAGTTGTATGGAATTGAACCAAATGGTAGTAAGTATAATTTTTATTCATGCAATTTAGATGGAACTAATAAAACTGTAATAAAAGCAAATATATATGATGCAGATAATGCATATGCGTACAATAATAAAATTTATTATTTTGAATATGGACTTAAAAATAATGAGCTTTATATGGATATAAACAAATATGATACTTTAACAGGTAAAACTATACAATCTTTAGATTTCTTATCTGAATTTGGACAACCCAAGGGGGACTTTTTTGTAAGTTTCTATATTAAAGACAATATGATGCATGTTACTTTAAAAGATGATAATGGAGAAGTTACTAAAAATTATCAAGTACTAGTTTAA
- a CDS encoding Ppx/GppA phosphatase family protein — protein sequence MIYGIIDLGSNTIRLSLYKFENEEIELLLNKKTMAGLAGYVKDSNLSGKGIEIACKVLKEYKDILENFNVENYSVFSTASLRNINNTKDVVEVIKSETSFDVDVISGEDEARLDFVGATQIMDVTDGLLIDIGGGSTELVLYKNKTIIDAVSIPIGSLNLFCKCVSNILPTKDEKKEIKKLVTKELDEIFKTPEVSSKLKNCELICGVGGTVRATKRLINDRYSLPEFNKEIKTKSLKKLLKSLSKPNKDTLKNILQVVPERVHTVVPGIIILDTIAKYFESETIIVSRYGVREGYLYNKVLKRGV from the coding sequence ATGATATATGGAATAATTGATTTAGGATCGAATACAATTAGGCTTTCTTTATATAAATTTGAAAATGAAGAAATCGAACTACTTTTGAATAAAAAAACCATGGCTGGACTTGCTGGTTATGTTAAAGACAGTAACTTGTCCGGTAAAGGAATAGAAATAGCATGCAAGGTATTAAAAGAATATAAGGATATATTGGAAAACTTCAATGTTGAAAACTATTCTGTTTTTTCAACAGCATCATTAAGAAATATAAACAATACAAAGGACGTTGTTGAAGTCATAAAATCAGAAACTAGTTTTGATGTTGATGTGATATCTGGAGAAGATGAAGCAAGATTAGACTTTGTAGGTGCCACACAAATCATGGATGTAACAGATGGTCTTCTTATTGATATAGGTGGAGGTAGTACAGAATTAGTATTGTACAAAAATAAAACAATAATTGATGCTGTAAGTATTCCTATAGGATCATTAAACCTTTTTTGTAAATGTGTTTCAAATATACTTCCTACGAAAGATGAAAAAAAGGAAATAAAAAAACTAGTAACTAAAGAACTTGATGAAATATTCAAAACGCCTGAAGTATCATCTAAATTAAAAAACTGCGAATTGATATGTGGAGTCGGAGGAACTGTTCGTGCGACAAAGCGTCTCATAAACGATAGATATTCATTGCCAGAATTCAACAAGGAAATTAAGACAAAGTCATTAAAAAAACTTTTGAAAAGCTTAAGTAAGCCAAACAAAGATACATTAAAGAATATCTTGCAGGTCGTTCCAGAAAGGGTACATACTGTTGTTCCTGGCATAATAATATTAGACACTATTGCAAAATATTTTGAAAGTGAAACAATCATTGTAAGCAGATATGGAGTAAGAGAAGGGTATTTATATAACAAGGTATTGAAGAGAGGAGTATAG
- a CDS encoding DrmE family protein yields the protein MYNDVIRNSLEKFTIYYEEKEIKFSDFENRLIDVFLEEKENTYIYIMPKENIYFIALFIIYSGLAQYLDNIYSKGNDLIDALKQGDIIEYSKARCEFLGVEDKKMKLKFADLLYRLPIEQIYKISFYKGNANTLNKFPSNSNRGSKKTRNIISKILEIDNDVFSKVISSSTLIVAQKDIVFSIMENLRLSQVKVGKNFI from the coding sequence ATGTATAATGATGTAATAAGAAATTCACTTGAGAAATTTACAATATATTATGAAGAAAAGGAAATAAAATTTTCTGATTTTGAAAATAGATTGATTGACGTCTTTTTGGAGGAAAAAGAAAATACTTATATATATATTATGCCCAAGGAAAATATTTATTTTATAGCACTATTTATTATTTATTCAGGATTAGCTCAATATTTAGACAATATATATTCTAAAGGGAATGATCTAATTGATGCGCTGAAACAAGGAGATATCATAGAATATAGTAAAGCACGATGTGAATTTCTCGGGGTTGAGGATAAAAAAATGAAACTTAAATTTGCTGATTTATTATATCGTCTTCCAATAGAGCAAATATATAAGATAAGTTTTTATAAGGGAAATGCGAACACTTTAAATAAGTTTCCTAGCAATAGTAATAGAGGTTCAAAGAAGACTAGGAATATAATATCTAAAATATTGGAAATTGATAATGATGTGTTTTCAAAAGTTATTAGTAGTTCTACATTAATTGTAGCACAAAAAGATATTGTGTTTTCTATTATGGAAAACCTAAGGTTGAGTCAAGTAAAAGTTGGCAAGAATTTTATTTAA
- a CDS encoding ISLre2 family transposase: MYELSLNDKGMTFKELEKRIYKYACDEACNALKSILEFLDEKLLNERDSKVYRNKGRKQTCLRTIMGNVEYSRRIYEFKLEDGKKATKYLLDEYLGMDTLGNVSINLVETILTNVTEVSFRKTSENIKTMCNQDISAQGVWNIVQTLGEKIKEIENRKIELNDKGALKGEKEVPVLFQEQDGVWLYLQGNDRPKGKNKKKELKLAVSYTGWTLRPGSKKEYVVVDKTVCASFSNSNHFKKLASATISEKYNVDEIQTRILNGDGANWIKATCEDEDIHFQLDPFHVGQAIIRKVSDKRAQKQLLKLFREGKIDEGLETIVNMMILTNEKDIAFKKLTELYDYFVHNRDGLIPYKLRSDINMPTAPEGMEYKNLGTMEHNICDVLAQRMKGRKMSWSINGADNLSKILSEKFSNRLFDTVDKIYRNIISDDVIDTVVAKLPLTVFQANKESNKCKAYKCNSAQIPYSGAAATLGRKIVRDLCGLKSFSDISYS, from the coding sequence ATGTATGAATTAAGTTTAAATGATAAAGGAATGACTTTCAAGGAGTTAGAGAAAAGAATTTATAAATATGCTTGTGACGAAGCTTGTAATGCTTTAAAAAGTATATTAGAATTTTTAGATGAAAAACTACTTAATGAAAGAGATAGCAAGGTTTACCGTAATAAAGGTCGTAAGCAAACTTGTTTGAGGACTATTATGGGGAACGTAGAGTATTCTAGGCGCATTTATGAATTTAAACTTGAAGATGGTAAGAAAGCAACTAAGTACCTTTTGGATGAGTATTTAGGGATGGACACTTTAGGAAATGTGTCTATAAATCTCGTAGAAACTATTTTAACTAACGTGACGGAGGTTTCTTTTAGAAAGACATCTGAGAATATTAAAACTATGTGTAATCAAGATATTAGTGCTCAAGGCGTTTGGAACATAGTTCAAACACTTGGGGAAAAGATTAAAGAAATAGAAAATCGTAAAATTGAGTTAAATGACAAAGGTGCATTAAAAGGCGAAAAGGAAGTACCAGTATTGTTTCAGGAGCAAGATGGAGTTTGGCTCTATCTTCAAGGTAATGATAGACCAAAAGGGAAAAATAAAAAGAAAGAGTTAAAACTAGCAGTATCATATACTGGCTGGACTTTACGCCCAGGGAGCAAAAAAGAATATGTGGTTGTTGATAAAACTGTTTGTGCAAGCTTTAGCAATTCCAATCACTTTAAAAAGCTTGCTAGCGCAACAATTTCAGAAAAATACAATGTAGATGAAATTCAAACTAGAATATTAAACGGTGATGGAGCAAATTGGATTAAAGCAACTTGTGAGGATGAAGACATTCATTTTCAGCTAGATCCATTTCATGTAGGCCAAGCGATTATACGTAAGGTAAGTGATAAAAGAGCTCAAAAGCAATTACTAAAACTATTTAGAGAAGGTAAAATTGATGAAGGTCTAGAAACTATTGTAAATATGATGATACTTACAAACGAAAAAGATATTGCATTTAAGAAGCTTACTGAATTATATGATTACTTTGTTCACAATAGAGATGGATTAATACCGTATAAATTAAGAAGTGACATAAACATGCCTACGGCGCCGGAAGGCATGGAATACAAGAATCTAGGCACAATGGAACATAATATTTGTGATGTATTAGCTCAAAGAATGAAGGGCAGAAAAATGAGCTGGTCTATTAATGGTGCAGATAATTTATCTAAAATATTATCTGAAAAATTTAGTAATAGGTTGTTTGATACTGTAGATAAAATCTACAGAAATATTATTTCTGATGATGTTATTGATACAGTAGTTGCAAAACTACCATTAACAGTATTTCAAGCGAATAAAGAATCTAATAAGTGTAAGGCATATAAGTGCAATAGTGCACAAATTCCGTATAGCGGAGCTGCCGCAACGTTAGGTAGAAAAATAGTACGTGATTTATGTGGATTAAAATCATTTAGTGATATTAGTTATAGTTAA